A part of Neovison vison isolate M4711 chromosome 8, ASM_NN_V1, whole genome shotgun sequence genomic DNA contains:
- the NKX2-2 gene encoding homeobox protein Nkx-2.2, with amino-acid sequence MSLTNTKTGFSVKDILDLPDTNDEEGSVAEGPEEESEGPEPAKRAGPLGQGTLDTVQSLPLKNPFYDSSDNPYTRWLASTEGLQYSLHGLAAGAAPQDSSSKSPEPSADESPDNDKETPGGGGDAGKKRKRRVLFSKAQTYELERRFRQQRYLSAPEREHLASLIRLTPTQVKIWFQNHRYKMKRARAEKGMEVTPLPSPRRVAVPVLVRDGKPCHALKAQDLAAATFQAGIPFSAYSAQSLQHMQYNAQYSSASTPQYPTAHPLVQAQQWTW; translated from the exons ATGTCGCTGACCAACACAAAGACGGGGTTTTCGGTCAAGGACATCTTGGACCTGCCGGACACCAACGATGAGGAGGGCTCGGTGGCCGAAGGGCCGGAGGAGGAGAGCGAGGGGCCAGAGCCCGCCAAGAGGGCTGGGCCGCTAGGGCAGGGCACCCTGGACACCGTGCAGAGCCTGCCCCTGAAGAACCCCTTCTACGACAGCAGCGACAACCCCTATACGCGCTGGCTGGCCAGCACCGAGGGCCTCCAGTACTCCC tgCATGGGCTGGCGGCCGGCGCGGCGCCCCAAGATTCAAGCTCCAAGTCCCCGGAGCCTTCGGCGGACGAGTCACCGGACAATGACAAGGAGACCCCGGGCGGCGGGGGGGACGCGGGCAAGAAGCGGAAGCGGCGGGTGCTCTTCTCCAAGGCGCAGACCTATGAGCTGGAGCGGCGCTTCCGGCAGCAGCGGTACCTGTCAGCGCCCGAGCGGGAGCACCTAGCCAGCCTCATACGCCTCACACCCACGCAGGTCAAGATCTGGTTCCAGAACCACCGCTACAAGATGAAGCGTGCCCGGGCCGAGAAAGGTATGGAGGTGACGCCCCTACCCTCGCCGCGCCGGGTGGCCGTGCCCGTTTTGGTCAGGGACGGCAAACCGTGCCACGCGCTCAAAGCCCAGGACCTGGCAGCCGCCACTTTCCAGGCGGGCATCCCCTTTTCGGCCTACAGCGCGCAGTCTCTGCAGCACATGCAGTACAACGCCCAGTACAGCTCGGCCAGCACCCCCCAGTACCCGACAGCACACCCCCTGGTCCAGGCCCAGCAGTGGACTTGGTGA